Proteins from one Gammaproteobacteria bacterium genomic window:
- a CDS encoding c-type cytochrome, with protein MQRGRDIYNFRCYFCHGYNGDAKTLAATFLDPKPRAFVNTRLDQLAREKMLQVVKHGKPGTAMKGFDGVISDADVAAVVDFVRDQFMRQPRFNTHYHTRENGWLDHDRYRDAFPFALGEVALDTPWEQLNAAQQRGRTLFMQACISCHDRAKVEQDGSIWESRPLSYPRNGYSHLQPDAVSSASPYTVHDQVPVMAPLTPLERRGQAIFQQNCAFCHANNGSGKNWIGQFIQPHPRDFRDAKKMGGLTRQDLVKRIGEGVPGTAMPAWRTVLDQQQLEAVAAYVLRLYQAAQSDKPH; from the coding sequence TTGCAACGCGGTCGGGATATCTACAATTTCCGTTGTTATTTTTGTCATGGCTATAACGGCGATGCCAAGACGTTGGCTGCGACGTTTTTAGATCCCAAACCTCGCGCATTTGTGAATACTCGGCTGGATCAGTTGGCGCGCGAAAAAATGCTTCAGGTCGTCAAACACGGTAAGCCGGGAACGGCGATGAAGGGATTTGATGGCGTCATCAGTGATGCTGACGTGGCGGCGGTGGTGGATTTTGTTCGTGATCAGTTCATGCGTCAGCCGCGCTTCAACACCCACTACCATACTCGCGAAAATGGCTGGCTGGATCATGATCGTTATCGGGATGCGTTTCCGTTTGCGTTGGGCGAGGTAGCGCTGGACACGCCCTGGGAACAGTTGAATGCGGCGCAACAGCGTGGCAGGACGTTGTTTATGCAGGCGTGTATAAGTTGCCATGACCGGGCAAAAGTAGAGCAGGATGGCTCCATTTGGGAGTCGCGGCCATTATCTTATCCGCGCAATGGTTATTCGCATCTGCAACCGGATGCGGTCAGTTCGGCTTCTCCATATACCGTGCATGATCAGGTGCCGGTGATGGCGCCGTTGACGCCATTGGAGCGACGAGGCCAGGCGATTTTTCAGCAGAATTGCGCGTTTTGTCATGCCAATAATGGCAGCGGCAAGAACTGGATTGGTCAGTTCATTCAGCCGCATCCGCGTGATTTCCGCGACGCCAAAAAAATGGGCGGACTAACTCGTCAGGATCTGGTCAAACGTATTGGTGAGGGCGTGCCGGGTACGGCGATGCCGGCCTGGCGGACGGTGTTGGATCAGCAGCAGCTAGAGGCGGTTGCGGCCTACGTGTTGCGTCTGTACCAGGCAGCGCAATCGGACAAACCGCACTGA
- the argC gene encoding N-acetyl-gamma-glutamyl-phosphate reductase, protein MIKVGVVGGTGYTGVELLRLLAMHPQVALRAITSRSESGTRVSDMFPNLRGRVDLAFSEPDFAVLGECDVVFFATPNGVAMTMARQLLDQGVKVIDLAADFRLKDVAVWEKWYGMKHASPELVAEAVYGLPEVNREQVRQARLVANPGCYPTAVQLGFLPLLEAGLVDASRLIADAKSGVSGAGRGASVAHLLCEASESFKAYAVPGHRHLPEISQGLTGLAGRSVGLTFVPHLTPMIRGIHATLYATTVKQAEDLQALYEQRYANEPFVDVLPAGSHPETRSVKGANHCRIAVHRPQGGDTVVVLSVIDNLLKGAAGQAIQNMNIMMGLEETLGLEHIAVMP, encoded by the coding sequence ATGATCAAAGTGGGTGTGGTTGGTGGGACGGGGTATACCGGGGTTGAATTGCTGCGCTTGTTGGCGATGCATCCGCAGGTGGCGTTGCGTGCGATTACGTCGCGTTCAGAGTCGGGTACCCGCGTGTCGGACATGTTTCCCAATCTGCGTGGCCGCGTAGATCTGGCGTTTTCCGAGCCGGATTTTGCCGTGTTGGGTGAATGCGACGTGGTGTTTTTTGCCACCCCCAACGGTGTGGCGATGACTATGGCGCGTCAGTTGTTGGATCAAGGTGTCAAAGTTATTGATCTGGCAGCGGATTTTCGACTCAAAGACGTGGCTGTTTGGGAAAAATGGTACGGCATGAAGCACGCCAGTCCTGAGCTGGTGGCCGAGGCGGTGTACGGTTTACCGGAAGTGAATCGCGAGCAGGTACGTCAGGCAAGGCTGGTGGCCAATCCAGGGTGCTATCCGACGGCGGTGCAGTTGGGCTTTTTGCCGCTGCTGGAAGCCGGTCTGGTGGATGCTTCCCGCCTGATCGCTGATGCCAAATCGGGTGTGAGCGGCGCAGGACGCGGTGCCAGCGTGGCGCATTTGCTGTGTGAGGCCAGCGAGAGCTTTAAGGCCTACGCGGTGCCAGGGCATAGGCATTTGCCTGAAATCAGTCAGGGATTAACGGGATTGGCGGGGCGGTCGGTCGGTCTGACCTTTGTGCCGCATTTGACGCCGATGATTCGCGGTATTCACGCTACGCTTTACGCAACAACCGTCAAACAGGCAGAAGATTTGCAGGCACTTTACGAACAACGGTACGCCAACGAACCATTTGTGGACGTGCTGCCTGCGGGATCGCATCCGGAAACGCGCAGCGTCAAGGGGGCTAACCATTGTCGTATTGCGGTACATCGTCCCCAGGGAGGAGACACCGTTGTGGTATTGTCTGTCATTGATAATTTGCTCAAGGGCGCAGCCGGACAGGCGATACAAAATATGAACATTATGATGGGCCTGGAAGAAACATTGGGTCTGGAACACATCGCAGTCATGCCCTAA
- a CDS encoding c-type cytochrome has translation MTFPIRFLLFLLLMPLPLWADQSVEQVYHRQCATCHGNNGDGQGRAGASLSPAPSNFRSPAMRARSDAQLAAAIRNGKPGSAMSAYGSRLSEAQITALVKYIRTSFMRGSGQAHAAAPAPVKPQVPVKNVDRKTLGRQLYETNCSACHGDDGNTAVWARNSLVPPPRDFTTELSRKLLGRERMIQSVTNGRPGTGMMSFADRLQPHEIETVVDFIRAEFMHVGELSLHEENKLSRQMDQPFSQGLKGDAKQGRAFFMANCADCHGRLGDGNGPRASFNQPRPRNFMTAESRAMFDRPKLFNAIKNGKRGTVMPAWGKVLSDQEIANVAEFVYLQFIQQSPAAVEKKN, from the coding sequence ATGACGTTTCCTATTCGATTTCTGCTTTTTCTGTTGTTGATGCCCTTGCCCTTATGGGCGGATCAGAGTGTCGAGCAAGTTTATCATCGCCAATGTGCGACCTGTCATGGAAATAATGGCGATGGTCAGGGGCGAGCCGGGGCGAGTTTGTCGCCGGCACCGAGCAATTTTCGCTCACCCGCCATGAGGGCGCGCAGTGACGCGCAATTGGCCGCGGCTATACGCAATGGCAAACCCGGCAGTGCGATGAGTGCCTACGGTTCGCGTTTGTCCGAAGCGCAAATTACAGCGCTGGTGAAATATATTCGTACCAGTTTTATGCGTGGTTCGGGGCAGGCTCACGCCGCTGCACCCGCGCCTGTTAAGCCACAGGTGCCCGTAAAAAATGTTGATCGTAAAACTTTGGGGCGGCAGCTTTACGAGACGAATTGTTCGGCCTGTCATGGTGATGATGGCAATACTGCGGTGTGGGCGCGCAACAGTTTGGTGCCACCACCGCGCGATTTTACCACCGAATTATCGCGCAAGTTGCTGGGGCGTGAGCGCATGATTCAGTCGGTGACAAACGGTCGTCCAGGTACGGGCATGATGTCATTTGCCGATCGTTTGCAGCCACACGAAATTGAAACAGTGGTGGATTTTATTCGCGCCGAATTTATGCACGTGGGTGAGTTGTCGCTGCATGAAGAAAACAAACTCAGTCGGCAAATGGATCAACCTTTTTCTCAGGGATTGAAGGGCGATGCCAAGCAGGGGCGCGCATTTTTCATGGCCAATTGTGCGGATTGTCATGGTCGACTGGGCGATGGCAATGGTCCACGCGCGAGTTTTAACCAGCCTCGGCCACGCAATTTCATGACTGCTGAAAGCCGGGCAATGTTTGATCGTCCCAAATTGTTTAATGCGATTAAAAATGGCAAGCGCGGCACGGTGATGCCTGCGTGGGGCAAGGTGCTTTCTGATCAGGAAATCGCCAATGTGGCGGAGTTTGTCTACCTGCAATTCATTCAGCAATCACCGGCGGCGGTAGAAAAAAAAAACTGA